The nucleotide sequence CGGCCTGCTCACCGACGCCACCGGCGCCTCGGTGGCCGTCACCAACCTCGCGGTGTGCGGGGCCCGGCTGGAGGACCTGGTGATCGACCAGCTGCCGGCGCTGGCGCGGCTGCGCCCCGACGTCGTGACCGTCTGCATCGGCACCAACGACGCCACCCACACCGACCCCGACCGCTTCCGCGACGTCTTCACCCGGTTGTGCGACACCCTGCCGAACGGCACCTTCGTCGCCGACGTGCCCGACTTCCAGGGCGGCCACGGCGACGACGAGGCCCGCGAGCTGTCCGCGATCATCCGCGAGGTGGTGGCCGCCCGCCCCGCACTGGTGCCGGTGGCGGTGCAGGCCGCGACCGCGGGCATGACCGTCACCGAGTTCGGCACCGGCTTCGCCCACCCCGACGACGTCGGCTACCAGCGCTACACCCGGGCCTTCTGGGAGGCGATGGAGCCGGCGCTGCTCCGCTAGGACGTCACCGCCACGTCCTGGCCGAACAGGGCCGGCAGGGTCGCCTCGAAGGTCTCCCGCAGCTCGGCCAGCGACACGGTGAACTGGCCCTGCACCTCGATGTCGTCGGAGCCCTCGTCCACCACGCCGATGCGCGTCCACGGCAGACCGCGGTTGGTGCACATGCTGGTGAAGCGCGGCTCCTCGCTGCGCGGCACCGCCACCAGGATGCGGCCGGAGGACTCGCTGAACAGCTGCACGAACGGGTCGGAACCCTCGGGCAGCAGGATGCGGCAGCCGGTGTCGCCGTTGAGCGCGGCCTCCACCACGGCCTGGGCCAGCCCGCCCTCGGAGAGGTCGTGGGCGGCGGAGATCAGTCCGTCGCGGGAGCCGGCCAGCAGGATCTCGGCCAGCAGCTGCTCCCGGGCCAGGTCCACCTTGGGCGGGGTGCCGCCGAGGTGGTCGTGCACGACCTGGCTCCAGATCGAGCCACCGAGCTCCTCGTGGGTCTCGCCCAGCAGGATCAGCGTCTCGCCGGGGGTGTTGCCGAAGCCGGTGAGGATGCGGCGGTCCACCTCGTCGATCACGCCGAGCACCCCCACCACCGGCGTCGGCAGGATGGCGGTGGTGCCGGTCTGGTTGTAGAAGCTGACGTTGCCGCCGGTCACCGGGATACCCAGCTGCACGCAGCCGTCGGCCAGGCCGCGCACGGCCTCGCTGAACTGCCACATCACGCCCGGGTCCTCGGGGGAGCCGAAGTTCAGGCAGTTGGTCACCGCGACCGGGGTGGAACCGGTGGTGGCGACGTTGCGGAACGCCTCGGCCAGCGCCAGCTGCGCCCCGGTGTAGGGATCCAGCGCGGTGTAGCGCCCGCTGGCGTCGGTGGCCAGCGCGATGCCCCGGCCGGTGGTCTCGTCGATGCGCAGCACGCCGGCGTCGGCGGCCTCGGCCAGCACGGTGTTGCCGCGGACGTAGCGGTCGTACTGCTGCACCACCCAGCGGCGGCTGCACAGCTGCGGCGAGCCCACCATCTGCAGCAGGGTGGCCTTGAGCTCGTCCGGGGTGGACGGGCGGGCCAGCGTGTCCGGGGTGTTCGCGACCAGCGCGTCCTGGCCGGCCGGACGCTGCACGGGGCGCTCGTACACCGGGCCCTCGTGGGCCACGGTGCGCGGCGGCACGTCCACCACGGTCTCGCCGTGCCAGGTGATCTCCAGGTTGTCGCCGTCGGTGACTTCGCCGATGACGGTGGCCAGCACGTCCCACTTGCGGCAGATGGCCATGAACGCGTCCACGTTCTCCGGCGCCACCACGGCGCACATGCGCTCCTGGGACTCGCTGGAGAGCACCTCGGCCGGGGTCATCCCGGTGGCCCGCAGCGGGACGGCGTCCAGCTCCACGCGCATGCCGCCGCTGCCGGCGCTGGCCAGCTCGGAGGTGGCGCACGACAGCCCGGCTCCGCCCAGGTCCTGGATGCCCACCACGACGCCGGAGGAGTACAGCTCCAGGCAGCACTCGATGAGCACCTTCTCGGTGAACGGGTCGCCCACCTGCACCGCGGGCAGCTTCTTGCGGCCACCGCCGTGCTCGTCGCCGTCGAAGGTGGCCGAGGCCAGCACCGAGACGCCGCCGATGCCGTCCAGGCCGGTGCGGGCGCCGAACAGGATGATCTTGTTGCCCGTGCCGGAGGCGAAGGCCAGGTGCAGGTCCTCGGTGCGCATCACGCCGGCGCACAGCGCGTTCACCAGCGGGTTGCCCGCGTAGGACTCGTCGAAAACCAGCTCGCCGCCCACGTTGGGCAGGCCGAGGGAGTTGCCGTAGCCACCGACGCCGGCGACGATGCCGTGCACCAGCCGCTTGGTGTCCGGGGCATCGGCTCTGCCGAAG is from Rhodococcus sp. X156 and encodes:
- a CDS encoding SGNH/GDSL hydrolase family protein produces the protein MLSIDDLATYWGRRAEQPGDIHYLALGDSLTQGYGAGSPAQSFVSTLAGLLTDATGASVAVTNLAVCGARLEDLVIDQLPALARLRPDVVTVCIGTNDATHTDPDRFRDVFTRLCDTLPNGTFVADVPDFQGGHGDDEARELSAIIREVVAARPALVPVAVQAATAGMTVTEFGTGFAHPDDVGYQRYTRAFWEAMEPALLR
- the purL gene encoding phosphoribosylformylglycinamidine synthase subunit PurL — encoded protein: MPVPVDTTANAAETPDLEQPYAALGLKDDEYARIREILGRRPTDAELAMYSVMWSEHCSYKSSKVHLKYFGETTTEQMRSGMLAGIGENAGVVDVGDGWAVTFKVESHNHPSYVEPYQGAATGVGGIVRDIMAMGARPIAVMDQLRFGRADAPDTKRLVHGIVAGVGGYGNSLGLPNVGGELVFDESYAGNPLVNALCAGVMRTEDLHLAFASGTGNKIILFGARTGLDGIGGVSVLASATFDGDEHGGGRKKLPAVQVGDPFTEKVLIECCLELYSSGVVVGIQDLGGAGLSCATSELASAGSGGMRVELDAVPLRATGMTPAEVLSSESQERMCAVVAPENVDAFMAICRKWDVLATVIGEVTDGDNLEITWHGETVVDVPPRTVAHEGPVYERPVQRPAGQDALVANTPDTLARPSTPDELKATLLQMVGSPQLCSRRWVVQQYDRYVRGNTVLAEAADAGVLRIDETTGRGIALATDASGRYTALDPYTGAQLALAEAFRNVATTGSTPVAVTNCLNFGSPEDPGVMWQFSEAVRGLADGCVQLGIPVTGGNVSFYNQTGTTAILPTPVVGVLGVIDEVDRRILTGFGNTPGETLILLGETHEELGGSIWSQVVHDHLGGTPPKVDLAREQLLAEILLAGSRDGLISAAHDLSEGGLAQAVVEAALNGDTGCRILLPEGSDPFVQLFSESSGRILVAVPRSEEPRFTSMCTNRGLPWTRIGVVDEGSDDIEVQGQFTVSLAELRETFEATLPALFGQDVAVTS